In Flavobacterium praedii, the DNA window GGGCATTGAAATGAAAACGATATTCATCTGGAAAATAAGTCAAATTATACACTCCTACCTGCAATCCAGAAGGAATATTATTTTTTAAATTTTCGTCTAATGCTTTGATGGCATTGGTTTCGCTAGAGAATTTTTGCCTTTTGATTTTTAATCCCAAACGTTTCGCCAACTTATTAAAAATTAAACCTGGCATGGGTCTGTAACTGATAGCAGGTGCGTAATTTACTTTTAGAAATGGGATATAAACAAAGAAAAGTCCAGAACCAATTCCAAAAACCATTGGTTCACTAATATTCAATCCATTATGTTTTAACAAATTGGAAGCAACTCCATTTTCACAATGAGCCGATTGATGATGTGTAAAATTTGTTTCCATTAACTTGTTTTAATCTGTTTTAATTCTGCAATAGTGATATTGAAAGTTTCGGCATATTTTTTCAAAACAGATTCGCTTAAACCAGCAAAAACTTTGGGTTTGAAGTGTCTTTTCACCCGCCATTGCCACATTCCCACATAACTGGAAAGCACACCAATATCCATTCTACACAATTCCATATAGTAACAAATGGGGCTAACTTCATTATTCTCGACTTGTAATTTTGCAATTGCAATTCGCTCACTTATCTCTTCAATAGAATTTGATAACGCAATAGTTTTAGGTTCCCAACCTGTACTTAAAGCAGTGGTATAATTGCCTTTTTCGTCTGTGGCATAAACCAACTCTTTCATATTTTTGTTGGAAAGATTGCCTTTATCTTGGGGAACTTCTTCTGTTTTCATGGTATCTGTCTATGATTTATTTTCTTGAATAAACAAAGTAATCTCGCCTTCTAATAGCAATTCGTCTTTATTAAAACTTTCACATTTCATCGCACATAAACTATATGAATCAGTAATAAATTTTGAAACCAATACTGCTTTTGTAAAAATAACATCATTCACTTTAGGCAAAGAATGGATTTTTAATGTTTTGATACCACTAATGAAACCAACAACGTATACACCTGTTTTGTCCTTCTTATTTTCATCAATAAAATAATCTTTTGCAACAACAGAGGAACATGTTTGCGCCATATTTTCTACCAAACCTGATTCAGTAAGAAACCCATTTTTAAGAAAAATATTATCTTCTTTTATTTCAAAAATAGTTTCGACTTTTTCGTCATCCATTTCCAAAATCATATCCACCATAAGCATTGGTGCACGATGAGGCAAATATTTTTTTATATCAACCAAATTTGAAGTTTCTTTATAATTCACGTTGTTCTAATTTATTTAGCCAAAACAGTCTTCATTTGACCTTTGGCTATTTCAACATCGTTTAACGTGGTCACAACATCAACCAAAGTAATACCGGCAAACTCCTGTAAAATAGAAACCGTTGTTCTTATTTTATCCTGAACTTTGGGCAAAGCTATAATTTCGATACTTTTTATGGAACCAATGTAACCAGTAGGAGCTTGTTCTTTTCTTAAATAAAACTGATATCCAGTATGTAAGGCTACTGATTGCGCCATGTGTTCTATTATCCCAGACTCAACAAAGGATTTATTTTCGAAAAAAATTGCCTCTTCTTGTATCGTAAATCCAGAAACCAATTCTGTTTCGGAATAGGAGTACAATTTATCAACCATTACAAATGGAAACTGTTGCGGAATTAAAGATTCGACAAAATCTTTATCTCCTAATAAATTATTTCCAACCGTTGCCATTAACAAACCGTTAAATAAGCATACGCATACGAGAAACGTCCACTTTCTGGAACCGATAAAAGAATTTTATTTCCTTTTATTAATTTACCTGAATTCATCAATTCCTCTAAAGCTAAATAAATGGATGCTGCACCAACATTACCAACATGTGCCAAATTCATAAACCATTTTTCCATAGGAATATCCATTCCTCTTTCTGCCAATGATTTTCTTAATCCTTCAACAAAATAATGTGATGATACGTGTGGCAAGAAGTAGTCAATTTCATCTGATGAAATATTGTTTTTGGACAAAGCATCACGCATACTTTCGGCTCCTTTCACCAAAATAAATTCGTCTAATAATTTAACATCTTGCTTGAAAGCAAATAATGATTCATTCAGCCATTGATCTGGTTCGTAGTCATTCCAAGGTTTTATTTCGCCATTTTCTAATTTATCCCCACCAGCATACATACAAGTTTCTAGTTCGAAAGCATATGAAAAAGCTTCCATCCATTCCATCTTTAAAGAAATAGTA includes these proteins:
- a CDS encoding ABC transporter permease — its product is MNYKETSNLVDIKKYLPHRAPMLMVDMILEMDDEKVETIFEIKEDNIFLKNGFLTESGLVENMAQTCSSVVAKDYFIDENKKDKTGVYVVGFISGIKTLKIHSLPKVNDVIFTKAVLVSKFITDSYSLCAMKCESFNKDELLLEGEITLFIQENKS